The following is a genomic window from Caproiciproducens sp. CPB-2.
GACGTCGGTCCGGTAAACCGCCGCTCCGGCGGACAAAAGCCTTTTGAGTACTTCCCGTTTCGGAAGCCCGTTGGAATCGTCGGCAACGGAAATCGCCGCCCATTTCGGCTTTACGGCGTTCAGCAGAGCGTCCGTGGTGGAGGTGCTGCTGCCGTGGTGGCCGACCTTCAGAACATCGGCGGAAAGGTCTTCCCCGCCCGCAAGCAAATCGGATTCCTCCTCTTTTTCCGCGTCGCCCATCAGCAGAAACCGCGTTTTCCCATAGGTCAGCTTCAGGACGATGGAATTGTTGTTGGTGCTGCCGCCCTGCCGGACAGGGGCAAGGACCTCTATTTCCATCCCGCCGAGAGAGAAAGTTTCTCCGGGCCGGGGAGCAGTCGTCAAAATCCGTTTTTCGTTCAGCGCTTTCTGCGCGGCAAGATATTCCCCACTGGATGGAATCAGGTCCTTCGGGATATCGGGCGCAAAATATTTTTTGACGGGATAACGCCCGATCAGGTACGCAAGACCGCCGATGTGATCCTCGTCGGGGTGCGTGTTGACCATATATTCCAGTTCCTTCACGCCCCGGCGGTCAAGGTATTCCGCCACCGGTTCCCCGCAATCGACAGTCCCGCCGTCAACGAGCATCGCTCTCCCCCCGCACTCAATCAAAATGCTGTCGGCTTTTCCGACCTCCAGCACATGGAGGGACATTGGGCTGGAATCCGCCGCCGCGGAGAAATCGCTCAGTCCGAAAAAGGAAAAAATCCGGTGCCAGGAGGCTGCCGCCCCGAACGGCAGCAGCGAAACAACGAATCCAATCGCCAGGAACAGCGAAATAGTGATTTTCAGCGCCTTTTTACTGTTTTTTTGCTGCTCCATCTGCCCCGCTTCTCTCTGTTCTGAACTTGGGCGGCACGCTGCATGGCAGGGCTGGGAGGGACAAGACACGATCCGCCCGTACCGATCAGGTCGCTGCGGCCCGCGGCTTTCAGCGCCGCAATTACCAGATCCCTGTTCTTTGGATTAAAATACTGCAGAAGCGCCCGCTGCATCGCCTTTTCCCGGTCGGTGCGGGGAATATAAACCTCTTTCATCGTATAAGGATCGAGCCCGGTGTAAAACATGCAGGTGGAAATAGTGCCGGGCGTGGGATAAAAATCCTGCACCTGCTCCGGACGAAGGTGCTCGCGCTTCAGAAACAGAGCAAGCGAAACCGCATCTTTCAGGGTGCTGCCTGGGTGGGAGGACATCAGGTATGGAACAAGATACTGCTCCTTGCCCTCCTCCTTACAGAATTGATGATATTTTTTTTCAAATTTTAGAAAAGATTCAATATGCGGCTTGCCCATACAGTCAAGGACCTCCGGAGTACAGTGCTCCGGCGCAACTTTCAGCTGTCCGCTGACATGGTATTTGACCAGTTCCCTGAAAAAGGCGTCGTCCTTGTCTTCAATCAAATAATCAAAGCGGATGCCGGAACGGATAAACACGCGTTTGACCTTCGGCAGGGCGCGCAGCCTGCGCAGAATGTCGAGGTATTCGCTGTGGTCCACCTTGAGCAGGGGGCACGGCTTCGGTGCAAGGCATTTTTTGCCGCCCGCGCAGAGCCCCAGCTTTTCCTGTTTGTCGCAGGACGGGTGGCGGAAATTGGCGGTCGGGCCGCCGACATCGTGGATATATCCTTTAAAATTTGGGCTTTCCGTCAGCTTTTTCGCTTCGCGCAGGATGGATTCCTCGCTGCGGGTGGTGATGGAACGGCCCTGATGGAACGCGATCGAACAGAAATTGCAGGCGCCGAAACAGCCGCGGTTGTGCGTAATGGAGAACTCCACCTCCTGAATGGCCGGGACCCCGCCCATGCTCTCGTAGCACGGGTGATAGGTGCGCATATACGGCAGCTCATAAACGGCGTCGAGCTCCTTTTGCTTTAAAGGCGGCATCGGCGGGTTCTGAACCAGTATTTTGCCGCCATGGCGCTGAATGACTCTGCGTCCCCGCACGGCGTCCTGCTCGTCCTGCTGTTTGCGGCAGGAAACGGCGTACTCCCTTTTATTCTGACAGACCTGTTCAAAGCTGGGACAGTCTACCGCCGGGCCGGGCCGGTATTCCTTCGTGGGAACTGCGTAGCAGGTGCCACGGATATCGGTGATCGTACCGATCGGCTCGCCGGAAAACAGGCGGCGGGCAATTTCGACCGTCTGGCTTTCGCCCATGCCGTAGGTCAGCAAATCCGCCCCGGAGTCCAGAAGAATCGACGGGCGGATTTTGTCGTCCCAGTAATCGTAATGCGCGAAGCGGCGAAGGGACGCTTCCAGCCCTCCGATAACGACCGGCGAGTCCGGATAGATTTCCCTGATTTTTTTCGTGTAGACAATAACGGCGCGATCGGGCCGGAGACCGGTTCTGTTCCCCGGCGAATAGGCGTCTTCTTTGCGTCTGCGGCGCGCCACGGTGTAATGGGCGACCATGGAATCAATGTTTCCGGAGCTGACCAGAAAGCCGTATTTCGGCTTGCCGAACCGGGTAAAATCCCGATCGGTGCGCCAGTCCGGCTGCGCCAGAATGGCCACCCGGTAGCCAAACTGCTCCAGCACGCGCGAGATGATCGCGGTGCCGAAGGTAGGATGGTCAACGTAGGCGTCGCCGGTTACGACGACGAAATCCGGCGCGTCCCAGCCAAGAGCATCCGTTTCTTCTTTTGTAATGGGTAAAAAAGGCATTCCGCTTATTCTTCACTTTCTTTTTGATCTGCCTGCTGCATGGTCATTTCCAGCCACTGCTGGTATGTAATGAGCACCTGACGCGGCTTGGAGCCTTCGTGCGGGCCTACAATGCCCATCTGCTCCATCTCGTCGACCAGACGGCCGGCGCGGGCATACCCGAGGCGCAGGCGGCGCTGGAGCAGAGAGGTCGAAGCCTGTCCCGCTTCCACAACGCATTTGACCGCTTCCGGCATCATGGGGTCGGTGTCGCCGTTCACGCCGCCGTCGCCGCCGCCGTCCTTCTCGGCTACGGCGTTTTTCTCAATCTCTTCGGCAATATTTTTATCATATCCCGCTTCCTGCGACTTCTTTACGAAATTTACGACGGATTCGATTTCACTGTCGCTGACAAAGCAGCCCTGGATTCTGGTGGGCTTCTGCGAGCCGACGGGCGAAAACAGCATATCCCCGCGCCCCAGAAGCTTTTCCGCGCCGCCCATGTCCAGAATGGTTCTGGAATCCACCTGGGAGGAAACGGAAAACGCGATACGGCTTGGGATATTCGCCTTGATAATTCCGGTGATGACGTCGACGGAGGGCCGCTGTGTGGCAATCAGCAGATGCATGCCCGCGGCGCGCGCCATCTGCGCCAGACGGCAGATGGAATCCTCCACCTCGTTGGGGGCGGCCATCATCAGGTCGGCAAGCTCGTCGATAATGATGACGATCTGCGGCAGGGGCGGTAGAGGCTGTCCGCTTTCATCCTTACAGTTGTTAGATTTGATAAGTTTATTATAACCTGTTAGATCTCTTACCTTATTTTCGGCAAAAGTCTTGTACCGCTTAAGCATTTCCGTGACGGCCCATCCCAAAGCGCCCGCGGCCTTGCGGGGATCGGTGACAACCGGAACCAGAAGCTGTGGAATCCCGTTGTAAATGCCCAATTCCACCACCTTCGGGTCGATCATCAGAAATTTGACCTCTTCCGGAGTGGATTTATACAGAAGGCTGACAATAAACGAGTTGATGCACACGGATTTGCCGGAGCCCGTGGCGCCCGCAATCAGAAGATGAGGCATCTTGCTCAGATCCGCCATCGCGACCTCACCCGCGATGTCGCGCCCGAGCACGACGGTCAGACGGCTCTGCGCCGTGACAAAGCTGTTGGACTCGATCAGCTCGCGCATCCTGACAACGCTGACCTTCTTGTTCGGGACCTCTATTCCGACGGCGGCCTTGCCCGGAATCGGCGCCTCGATGCGCACTCCGGACGCGGCGAGGTTCATGGCGATATCGTCGGACAGATTCGTGATCTTACTGATTTTCACCCCCGCAGCGGGTTGAAGTTCATAACGGGTTACAGCGGGGCCGTGACTTCGATTAACAATATGCGTAACAACTCCAAAACTTTTTAAAGTCTGGACCAACCTTTGACCATTAAACTCTAATTCTGCAGCTATATCTTGCTCATTCGTTACTTTTGTAGTTTCCAGCATGGTGACCGGCGGAAAATGGTAGGTGCCGTCCTGCGGCGGCTCGTCAGTAAACATGGTCATCTGCACGCCGGCGGGTTCGGAGATTTTTTGCGCCTCCGGCTGCGGCGAAGCGGCCTGACGGGCGGCGTAAGCGGCGGCGGCCGCAGCGGAGCCGGTTTTATCCGCGGCCGGCGGAACCAGAGCCGCGGGCTGCTCTATCTTTTCCACTACGGGCTCTTTGACCCCGAACACCTTTTCCAGCTGTTCGAGCTTCTTGTTCTTCTGCGGCTTGCCCTTGGCCTGAACGGCACGCTGCGCCATATCCTCGCGGTCAAGCGCAATATCGATGTTGGAATTGGCCTGACGGGCGCGTTCCACAGCCCGCTGTTCCTGTGCGCTGCTGAAACTGGCAGCCATCATGTCGGCCGGTTTTGTCACCGCCCGGAACAATTGGACAAGGCTGGTCCCGGTCAAAATCATAACCGCTACAAACAGAGACAGAATAATAACGATTTTTGCCCCGGTCGAGCCGAGCGCCGCGACGAACGGGATTCCAATCAGGCCGCTGAACAGCCCGGCGCCGGACCTTTGGGTACCCAGGGTATAAAGATCCTTGAGCCTGTCCCAGTACGAGGTGATGGGCGTATTGTTCTGATCGGTAAAAATATAGACAGCCGCGCAAAACAGCGCAATAATGACGATCATAAAAATGACTTTGCTGCCCAGACGGTTT
Proteins encoded in this region:
- a CDS encoding YgiQ family radical SAM protein, which gives rise to MPFLPITKEETDALGWDAPDFVVVTGDAYVDHPTFGTAIISRVLEQFGYRVAILAQPDWRTDRDFTRFGKPKYGFLVSSGNIDSMVAHYTVARRRRKEDAYSPGNRTGLRPDRAVIVYTKKIREIYPDSPVVIGGLEASLRRFAHYDYWDDKIRPSILLDSGADLLTYGMGESQTVEIARRLFSGEPIGTITDIRGTCYAVPTKEYRPGPAVDCPSFEQVCQNKREYAVSCRKQQDEQDAVRGRRVIQRHGGKILVQNPPMPPLKQKELDAVYELPYMRTYHPCYESMGGVPAIQEVEFSITHNRGCFGACNFCSIAFHQGRSITTRSEESILREAKKLTESPNFKGYIHDVGGPTANFRHPSCDKQEKLGLCAGGKKCLAPKPCPLLKVDHSEYLDILRRLRALPKVKRVFIRSGIRFDYLIEDKDDAFFRELVKYHVSGQLKVAPEHCTPEVLDCMGKPHIESFLKFEKKYHQFCKEEGKEQYLVPYLMSSHPGSTLKDAVSLALFLKREHLRPEQVQDFYPTPGTISTCMFYTGLDPYTMKEVYIPRTDREKAMQRALLQYFNPKNRDLVIAALKAAGRSDLIGTGGSCLVPPSPAMQRAAQVQNREKRGRWSSKKTVKRR
- a CDS encoding FtsK/SpoIIIE family DNA translocase, with protein sequence MATQRTNTNKKAAPRARSKPKAQHLAGGRKTRAEKDAEYIRQRNQINAIVVFAMSILMVCLVLIGGDHIWLWCHNALLGLFGSCAIIWPILLCYISLVTAFERQKNRLGSKVIFMIVIIALFCAAVYIFTDQNNTPITSYWDRLKDLYTLGTQRSGAGLFSGLIGIPFVAALGSTGAKIVIILSLFVAVMILTGTSLVQLFRAVTKPADMMAASFSSAQEQRAVERARQANSNIDIALDREDMAQRAVQAKGKPQKNKKLEQLEKVFGVKEPVVEKIEQPAALVPPAADKTGSAAAAAAYAARQAASPQPEAQKISEPAGVQMTMFTDEPPQDGTYHFPPVTMLETTKVTNEQDIAAELEFNGQRLVQTLKSFGVVTHIVNRSHGPAVTRYELQPAAGVKISKITNLSDDIAMNLAASGVRIEAPIPGKAAVGIEVPNKKVSVVRMRELIESNSFVTAQSRLTVVLGRDIAGEVAMADLSKMPHLLIAGATGSGKSVCINSFIVSLLYKSTPEEVKFLMIDPKVVELGIYNGIPQLLVPVVTDPRKAAGALGWAVTEMLKRYKTFAENKVRDLTGYNKLIKSNNCKDESGQPLPPLPQIVIIIDELADLMMAAPNEVEDSICRLAQMARAAGMHLLIATQRPSVDVITGIIKANIPSRIAFSVSSQVDSRTILDMGGAEKLLGRGDMLFSPVGSQKPTRIQGCFVSDSEIESVVNFVKKSQEAGYDKNIAEEIEKNAVAEKDGGGDGGVNGDTDPMMPEAVKCVVEAGQASTSLLQRRLRLGYARAGRLVDEMEQMGIVGPHEGSKPRQVLITYQQWLEMTMQQADQKESEE
- a CDS encoding ComEC/Rec2 family competence protein; the encoded protein is MEQQKNSKKALKITISLFLAIGFVVSLLPFGAAASWHRIFSFFGLSDFSAAADSSPMSLHVLEVGKADSILIECGGRAMLVDGGTVDCGEPVAEYLDRRGVKELEYMVNTHPDEDHIGGLAYLIGRYPVKKYFAPDIPKDLIPSSGEYLAAQKALNEKRILTTAPRPGETFSLGGMEIEVLAPVRQGGSTNNNSIVLKLTYGKTRFLLMGDAEKEEESDLLAGGEDLSADVLKVGHHGSSTSTTDALLNAVKPKWAAISVADDSNGLPKREVLKRLLSAGAAVYRTDVSGTLIFMSDGQTIKLAAER